TCTTCTATGTCCTATATTTTTCACTCCTCccacaaccaattaaaacacaTGAGGTCTTTCCTTTATTTCCAATATCTGTGTCTGACCTCATTATCACCACCACAAAACCAATATCATATGCAACAGAGCTAGCCCAATGCAAAACATCATCACAGgtagcaaacacctacaaaaAGGATAATACATGTTAAGTCTTCAAGGGACATTCATTTGCTTActttaacaaaatacaaaatcatatacatacttgAGAAGTACTTAAGGAATCAGAacaatcaatattttcaaatacaCTAGGTTTCTCTCCATTGTCTTCATTCATATTAACTTCTTCAAATATTATGTTGTCATATATCCACTGATCTTTGTCcatcttaacaaaacatttaaaaaaattcaatgacaaACATACGACCCTTAATGACACCATAcataattctaattatttataaataaatctatttatttttaaaaaacttccatgttgaatttttttaaaatcttctaTACTACATAATTATGTcgatatatcaataaataagtttttttaacatatactatcacacaattttattatttttttactatgtatactaatatattacattgaaaTTGATAAGCATATATATGGAAATTTATACTTACATAAACTAATATAtcacacaattttattattattatacttgCATAAGCTAgttaatgtaataatatttacacaaatactataaaaaatatgactaaatttataaaaaaacattaaaaatatattttttaatttttttaaggttataTGGATAGACAATCCGTATAAGTTATACAAATTGTCAATTCGTGTGTTTATTACAAAACATATCCAACTCACAGAGACTACAAAAACTTACCTCCTTTGCCATTGCATTGCAATACGCACCATGACAATAACCACGTACTGCGAACGACCATTGCGACCTTGACCAAACCAACtacaagaagaaagaagggatcagctggaaagaaaaaagaaggtgtatgaagaaaaataaaaccaacaaacGTAAAAGAAGTTAACAGGGATaatgttggatttttttaaataaattattgggTGTAGAAGAAGTATTAACGATGTAGGAAGAAAATCCCACAAGATGATGCGATGAGGGTATTTGCAACTATCGTAACCTATACTCGACCAAGACAAACACCTCAGTAGTTTCCTATGACTTATTAGACCCATTTGTTATGAAACCCAATATCCCTCAACCCTCATTTCCCAAGGCTCACCTCACTTTACTTTCAGAAAATTCAAATCCTTAACCTAACATCTTCAATTGCCCTAAACTCAATGACCAAGTTGATTGATGtggaaatttttatttattttaattttcatactttttagaaaaatttaaacatttttgttttactttttttatccgATAAACTCAACCCAAATCAATCTATTACTAATCAACTTGGTGAAATAGGCACACAACCTGCGTGACTTTGGTGAGAGTCAAGTGTTTCATGAAAATCCCTTGTTGGTACAAATGACTTAGGGTATCCAGCCTAAATAGATCAAGTATCTTGACATCTTGATTAGGACGGGTGATCAAGATACTATTCCAAAACACTATCTTATAAAACAAGTGTAACAAcatgcaaaaaaaagaaaaagagcacTCTTAATAAGAGAGAAAAGACAAACACAAATCAATGGACATTTGAATGTAAGATCCTTAATTACTTTCTATGAATGAATGTGATTGTTTCTTGAGATTCTTAGAATGTTCCTAATAAATTGTGAGAttcttaatctaaaaataaattcgTAATGAATTTCACTAGAACTCAAtaagaaagaagtaaaatataagaataattatggttcaattatcaatttcattcctaatttattttgaacagtttagtttggttctcaaattttaaaatatttaatttggtctttaaattctaaaaaatgaaTCCATTTTATTCctaaatttttaagaatttaagtaGGAAAgtgaatcatttaaaataaattacaatacaaattgatttattttaaaaatttgagaattaaattgaattgtaaaaatttgataatcaaattgatttatttttaagaatttaataattaaattaaaccttttaaaaatttaaagactaaattaaattatttaaaacgaCTGTGAaccaaattgataattaaaaatttaagatgaaTAGTTCTTTCACAAAAACTAAttcttaaattctttgtttttgaaactcattaaaaatatagatgtaaattgatttattttttgtttttttactgatCTTCCTCCTCCACTACCCTAATGCGCTATAAGAACGCAGCCGCTGGTGATTCTCTTTAGGGTTTTCAGTCCCCCTTTTTAGCCACCTTGCACAATTTTTGTTGTCACATAAAAATTTTCATATGTGTGTATTCTTGATGATGATTATGAGGACTGAGGCACATAGGGGAGAACAGTGTTTAACTGTGGCTCTGAAAAATCTGTAGGTGCTCTACAGGGTGCCCTGCCATTCAAGCCCTTCACATGAAAATATATGGCATCATAGTACGGATTTTGTGCTTTGTGGGTGGTTTTTGGATTTTGGATTTTGGATTTTGGATTTTGGCCATGGGAATGGCCTTACCTTCCTTTGCCCAATTTAACTCTTCCTTTCCTTCCCACTGATTTTCTCCACAAATCCGCCTCCAAACGCCATTACAATTTTACAATACACCCCCTAacttttttgtttgactaatttCTTTATCTACATGCTACAAGCATAAATTCTTTGGttttttaagttatatattGGTACTTTGTTTTTGTTACGAAGGGAACTTTAAAATgcttttttctgttatttttttaatgatttgttTGGTTTGTATTCTTGTTGTTGGGTCAATACACTTTATTTAACCTAATTTTCGTTAAACGTTGAATCCATGCAATCTGAAACTTGGCTGAATCCTTGTGCTTGATGCACTTGAACTTCTGTTTTTATATCATGGCATGtggattattttttgggtacatttTCCTGCATAGAGATTGATTGGGTCAGGGTTGCAAATTAAGGGGGACAAAGAACGTAAAATAggacatttttttagtttacaaCATATTACAAATTGGGAATAAATGGTGAGGAATATCTCTGCCGTAAGTTGGATATTGTATCTGatgttttcatattgattacTCATAAGTGCTCCAACCTGTGGCGTTAAACATGTTATTAATTTCTGATCAATTGGACAACATGAAgtataatttattgaatttcttaaaatttatttggacAATATGACTTTCTAACCCAACAGAAGTAAGTTTGCAAGTGATACTTTTACTTGGTGATTCTactcaaaaatcaaattcagtCCTATTGAAATCTGATACTTGGTGACTTAACCGAATTTTCACTAACGATCTCTAACCCAATCACCATGTGTTTGTCAATCCTACTGCTTCAAGGTGAAATTGTTTTATCTTTAAACGATCCGTTAACTCAGATGCTATTAGTGCATTGCTTCCACCAGTACTGTAAGTTTGGAGAGGCTCAGATTTGTTGGGATTTCTCATGTGTAGTTGATCCAATCCTGTACCCTGAAATTCGGTTGTAACAAAACTGGATTCAGAATCGTGGGTTTGAGAAATGAGGTGCTGGTGCTACAAATTAGTATATCAAGTAAAATTTACATCTCATGTCGATTATAAATTCAATTAGAAAATAGTAACTTCAAAACCACTTACATGACACAACAATTCACATTTCTTATAGATAAACACATAATATTTTTCCATTTATTGTATAATAACTCTGACTGGCATTGATGATTTTGGCTTCAGTACTTGAGTTTTTACAAAAATAGCATCAAAAGGATTTTAGGAATGTGCCAAGCTTCAAGGGGCATGGAGATATAAGATGGATTAGATGGTTAGAGGAGAAGAGAAAGGTTACGAGTTTGATAtcctaataataaattaacattccCCGGAAAAAAGAGCTCCAAAGGCTGGTCAGTAACATAATCACATTAGTGAGATGGCCCCGTTTATGTACACACCCAGCAAGCTCTTTATCTACTTTCCAAATCTTGTTTTCTGCATTCAGAAAACTCTCACAGTCACTTTTAATTTCATTGTCTTCACCCAAGCTTCCACTTGAACCACACCACTCCTTGAATCATACTGGCACTTGCTACAACACCACCCTAATCTTCCTCTCCAAACGTTCCATCATATATTTCACATTCTCCATCACATCCCCAAGCAATGCAGCCTCAACAATTTCATTGATTCCCTTGTATGGTACATAAACGAGTCACTGACTCCATAGACCTTTTTCACTAAGAAAAGTTCAAAAACgatcttttttttgttgttgtataatACTGATGAGTGTTACAACATGATAGTATATTAACATGCGtttgaaaatttatatatattataaatttataatataagttcACAATATGGTAATGACTGATAAGTGAAGAGAAAcagattttaaaattactaatatcTAGAATCTCAGTTTTCCTTTGATTTTATCATTTCTATTTCAAGtcgttatttacttattttgatCGAGTTATTTTCCAGAAAAATACTTTCAGAAACTTTTTGCCCGTTTCTCATAGTCAAGCACTCAAGCTACTACTGCTGCTTCCATAGAAGAGAAGAATAAGACAGATCCTTTTTAGTTTTtgcaatatttttatactacttttttttttttttacaaatagaaCAAAGAGAATGTGAAATAAAACAGGCGACACAATGGAAAGATgcgataaaaaaaagtgaattaaataaaaatagtgtagAAAGTTTGTGCTAGAATAACTTCATaaataataacacaagaaaaatattttttgggacGTTTTATAGGAGACACCGTATGTGTCCCCACTGAATTAGTCTTTTGATGTGgtataagagagaaaaatatatacaaaaggGGTGACTGAGTATAAAAGTATATACACCATTCGAAAATCTTATGCAAATAACATAACTCAGCCGAAGCAAGTAACAAATCTTATTACAACTTATATAATAAGCATGCATTTCACTATTACAACATCATTGATAGAGTTCTGGTTTAGATAGTCTAGGCTTCGGAATAACAACTAATGGTTTCATTTTCTTGACAACAACACCAAATTTGCCTGAAAATTCAAGCTCTGTGCCACTAGGCAATCTCCACTCAAAAGAATGCAAGAAGGAAGCAAGCATAAACATCATCATCTTCTCAGCAAGAGGTAGCCCTGCACAGATTCTTCTTCCGGATCCAAAAGGAAGATACTCAAATTTGTTGCCCCCCCAGTAGTCCAACTTGCCAGCATCACTCAGAAACCTCTCCGGTCGAAATTCCAATGCATCTTCCCAAATGTCAGGGTCCCTGTGTATAGTCCACACGTTCAACATTACTTGTGCACCCTTTGGAATGGTGTATCCACCAACAGTGCTAGTTTGACTCGGGCAACGGGGTATCAAGAAGGGGAGAGGGGGATGCAAACGAAGTGTTTCCTTTATGACAGCTTCTAAGTGCTGTAATTTGGACAATTGGGATTCTAATTCAATACAATTATCCAATCCTATTGCCTCATCCAACTCTTCATGAACTCTCTTCATTGCCTCAGGATGCTGCAACAGCCTTGCTACCACCCATTCTAATGTTGTTGATGTGGTCTCGGTTCCACCCACCACTATATCCTATATATACAAACACACTTGGATTGGTGTTACAAGGTCCAGTATGAAATTTTACTTAactaattatatgtatatatatggagTTTGCTAATATACCCTCAATTGTCCCTGCCTCCTGTTACTATGATTGTGTTCATATAAAAGTGGCATGTGTGTAGGAAGGAATCTATTAATCTATTACCTACTTTTTCAATTGAGTTTGCAGATTAATCTTAACAGTCTTATATAGTATGTTTGATGTTTCCTATTATATAAGGTGGAAATAGACTAAGCAGCCTAACCtgacatttattaaaaatacttgttttaaattttttaaaagtatttttaagtaaaatagtCAGGTTTCAAGCTTAGacctaatataatattttgttttcccGGTGCTCCAGTGTATGAGCCAAAGAATGTATTCAAATGACTGGAAATAGGATTTGGATGCTCTTTTGTGAGCTTGCATGAGTGATGAAATAAGTAGTTTGGGGagggatttatttttttttacgagAGGGAAATTCAATCCAAGAGAAACATGGTTTAGAAACTTTGTTCAACGAAGGAGTCTAAGCCTCTAAGGATATATCCAAAACCCTCAAAATGAGATTAAATGATAATTGTAACTCAAgtgataaattttaaagaagttagagaGATAGGCTGAACTAGGAAACATACTATGAGGATGGCCTTGATCTCGTTCATGGTCATTGATGCTGAATCACTATCACTCTTTGTAAGCTCCAACAGATATTGCAGTAAATCTTTCTTCTTTGACTTATTTTCTCCCTCTCCTGTCCCATTCATTCGCTTTTCAATGGCAGAATCAAAGAACTTATCAATCCATTGGGAGacctttcttgttcttgtctCAATTCCTTGCAAATCTAACCAGGCTAGTGCGGGGTAAAGATCCGAAACATTCGGCTTCCCTACTAACACCATAAGTTCTGACACAAATGCTCTAAACTTAGCCCCAATAGCAGCCCCTTCTTCCCCTTGCAAAGTCTCACCCCAAATCATACTCATTATTGCATTTGTAGCAGTTAGAAAAGCCAACTCACTAATACTTATAGGGCACCCTATTTTCTTCTCATAAACATCTCTAATAGATTTCTTAACCTCTATCTTTCTATGAGAAAAAGAGCTACTGATGTTGGTGTTGCTGAGCATCTC
This region of Glycine max cultivar Williams 82 chromosome 7, Glycine_max_v4.0, whole genome shotgun sequence genomic DNA includes:
- the LOC100785686 gene encoding flavonoid 3'-monooxygenase CYP75B137; protein product: MLLSSFCVTWPYLWCWDSTSLHPILTILVTLISVLCLLRWFKNSSYEATLPSPLPPGPLGLPLLGYLPFLGTNPHLKFHKLAQVYGPIYKLMLGTKTFIVVSSPSLVKEIVRDQDTVFANRDPPISVLVALYGGTDIASLPLGPRWRKARKIFVSEMLSNTNISSSFSHRKIEVKKSIRDVYEKKIGCPISISELAFLTATNAIMSMIWGETLQGEEGAAIGAKFRAFVSELMVLVGKPNVSDLYPALAWLDLQGIETRTRKVSQWIDKFFDSAIEKRMNGTGEGENKSKKKDLLQYLLELTKSDSDSASMTMNEIKAILIDIVVGGTETTSTTLEWVVARLLQHPEAMKRVHEELDEAIGLDNCIELESQLSKLQHLEAVIKETLRLHPPLPFLIPRCPSQTSTVGGYTIPKGAQVMLNVWTIHRDPDIWEDALEFRPERFLSDAGKLDYWGGNKFEYLPFGSGRRICAGLPLAEKMMMFMLASFLHSFEWRLPSGTELEFSGKFGVVVKKMKPLVVIPKPRLSKPELYQ